A stretch of the Alosa alosa isolate M-15738 ecotype Scorff River chromosome 16, AALO_Geno_1.1, whole genome shotgun sequence genome encodes the following:
- the c1qtnf5 gene encoding complement C1q tumor necrosis factor-related protein 5, which yields MSPSEKWSLSLLVMLLASVSHELDDNKIPSLCSGSPGIPGSPGMHGSPGVPGRDGRDGRDAQAGAPGEKGDRGEPGQTGSRGLTGDHGDPGPKGDQGKDGECAVAPKSAFSAKLSDAKAVPVAGSDAIRFDRIVLNEQGDYNAETGVFTCRVPGVYYFTVHATVYRASLQFDLMKNGFALASYFQFFGNWSKPASLSGGTLTHLIPGDKVWVQMALGEYNGFYSSPKTDSTFTGFLVYSDWKNSAVFA from the exons ATGTCGCCCTCAGAGAAGTGGTCACTCTCTCTGCTTGTCATGCTGCTGGCCAGTGTTTCGCACGAGCTTGACGACAACAAGATCCCCAGCCTGTGTTCTGGTAGTCCAGGTATCCCAGGATCCCCCGGGATGCACGGCAGCCCCGGTGTGCCAGGGAGGGATGGCAGAGACGGGCGTGATGCCCAAGCCGGGGCACCAGGGGAGAAAGGAGACAGGGGGGAACCAG GTCAGACTGGTTCCAGGGGCCTCACTGGGGACCATGGTGACCCGGGGCCCAAAGGCGATCAGGGAAAAGATGGGGAGTGTGCTGTGGCCCCTAAGTCCGCCTTCAGCGCCAAGCTGTCAGACGCCAAGGCGGTACCGGTCGCAGGGAGTGACGCCATACGATTCGATCGGATCGTGCTAAACGAGCAGGGCGACTACAACGCCGAGACGGGCGTGTTCACCTGCCGAGTCCCGGGAGTGTACTACTTCACCGTCCACGCCACGGTCTACCGCGCCAGCCTGCAGTTCGACCTGATGAAGAACGGCTTCGCGCTGGCCTCCTATTTTCAGTTCTTTGGGAACTGGTCCAAACCGGCGTCGCTGTCGGGGGGAACGCTGACGCACCTGATTCCTGGCGATAAAGTCTGGGTTCAGATGGCCCTGGGAGAATACAACGGCTTCTATTCCAGTCCCAAAACAGACAGCACCTTCACAGGCTTCTTGGTGTACTCAGACTGGAAAAACTCGGCTGTGTTTGCATAG
- the rnf26 gene encoding E3 ubiquitin-protein ligase RNF26, with protein sequence MGVVNFLFCTIGKCFEIACFLLDLNFVIVHSLIRLLIGLISFIHHLPMLLTNSVIECWNLTLVCLFTMSEGVSVLTHNLAGGGQQLIGGLVESCKMVGYLASHVLLRTRDLLHRGLLSGHSVLKHVWEGCGIALSLVVYLANTIVNLLLISTQNFYTVLVGLWETVLCPLQNILELTLAVFSFLYSTLVGASVFLWTPCLSAVEFLASLGHIFVSIFLLNFYGLLFTVGVVASTTIYLNPELSRQQANRLTHYISTVPSLRHLQVPIHRLYVLERNLRQRVAVWHGSRHRFGHRAVRTDGDGDAGQPEILAEQRVPAGNAAGGDGQPALGLARRPLAHQPPPPAGHSSERLLPSSSTSRPLQTADEGSSLKPCPSPEVDSSLLTMLQEQEERKKCVICQDSFKTVVLLPCRHLCLCRSCTDILLTQPVYQRNCPLCRHMIFQTMDVYL encoded by the coding sequence ATGGGCGTCGTTAACTTCTTATTTTGTACCATTGGAAAATGTTTCGAAATAGCCTGTTTCCTGCTGGATTTAAATTTTGTCATTGTTCATTCCCTGATCCGGCTTTTGATTGGCTTGATTTCCTTCATCCATCACCTACCCATGTTGCTCACAAACTCTGTGATAGAATGCTGGAACCTCACCCTCGTCTGCCTGTTCACCATGTCGGAAGGAGTGTCAGTATTGACTCACAACCTGGCTGGGGGTGGACAGCAGCTCATAGGAGGGCTGGTGGAAAGTTGTAAGATGGTAGGCTACCTTGCCTCCCATGTACTGCTGCGAACCAGGGACCTTCTACACCGTGGGTTGCTTTCTGGACACAGTGTGCTGAAGCACGTATGGGAGGGCTGTGGCATTGCCCTTAGCCTGGTAGTCTATTTAGCCAACACTATTGTGAACTTGCTGCTGATTAGCACGCAGAATTTTTACACTGTGCTCGTCGGTCTTTGGGAGACAGTCCTCTGTCCCTTACAAAACATCTTGGAACTGACCTTGGCGGTGTTCAGCTTCCTGTATAGCACTCTGGTCGGGGCCTCGGTCTTCCTGTGGACGCCATGCCTCTCGGCTGTGGAGTTTCTGGCCTCCCTTGGCCACATCTTTGTCAGCATTTTCCTGTTGAATTTTTATGGACTGTTGTTCACAGTGGGTGTCGTAGCGAGCACCACGATTTACCTGAACCCCGAGCTGTCAAGACAGCAAGCCAACCGCCTCACCCACTACATCAGCACAGTGCCCTCCCTTCGACATCTGCAGGTGCCTATCCATCGCTTGTACGTGCTAGAGAGAAACCTGCGGCAGAGGGTGGCCGTGTGGCACGGCAGCCGCCACCGCTTTGGCCATCGGGCAGTGCGGACAGATGGGGACGGGGATGCGGGGCAGCCGGAGATACTAGCGGAGCAGAGGGTGCCTGCTGGGAACGCCGCCGGTGGTGACGGACAGCCCGCACTGGGCCTCGCACGCCGACCCCTCGCTCACCAGCCCCCGCCACCGGCCGGTCACTCTTCCGAGCGCCTCTTGCCGAGCTCCAGCACGAGCAGGCCGCTGCAGACGGCAGACGAGGGCAGCAGCCTCAAGCCGTGTCCGTCTCCAGAGGTGGACTCCAGCCTCCTCACCATGCTGCAGGAACAGGAGGAGCGCAAGAAGTGCGTCATCTGCCAGGACAGCTTCAAGACGGTGGTGCTGCTGCCCTGCCGCCACCTCTGCCTGTGCCGCAGCTGCACGGACATCCTGCTCACCCAGCCCGTGTACCAGCGCAACTGCCCGCTCTGCCGACACATGATCTTCCAGACCATGGATGTGTATCTCTGA
- the arcn1b gene encoding archain 1b — MVLLAAAVCTKSGKPLLSRQFVEMTRTRIECLLAAFPKLMNVGKQHTFVETDSIRYVYQPLERLYMVLLTTKNSNILEDLETLRLFSRVIPEYCRTMDEGEISDHCFELLFAFDEIVALGYRENVNLTQIRTFTEMDSHEERVFRAVRETQEREAKAEMRRKAKELQQVRRDAERSGRKAPSYGGFGGASIASSAGLIKDTFEPEKPRMAPAPARASGPNKALKLGSRGKEVENFVDKLKSEGENIIMPVTGKKQSDTSKALPPPINTESVHLRVEEKVSLACGRDGGLQNMEVTGIITLRISDDKNSRVRLHLANNDKKGAQLQTHPNVDKKLFSSECVIGLKNAEKSFPLNNDVGVLKWRVQTTDEALIPLTINCWPSESSTGCDVNIEYELHEENLELKDVAIAIPLPSGVGAPVIGDVDGEYRHDSRRNILVWSFPVIDADNKTGSMEFSIAGQTSDFFPISVSFVSTNNLCDIQVLNVTAVDGDSQVKFSTETSFVTDKYEIL; from the exons ATG GTGCTTTTGGCGGCCGCAGTGTGTACCAAGTCGGGGAAGCCCCTCTTGTCCCGACAGTTTGTGGAGATGACGAGGACACGTATCGAGTGCCTCCTGGCGGCCTTTCCAAAGCTGATGAACGTGGGCAAGCAGCACACGTTTGTGGAGACTGACAGCATTCGCTACGTCTACCAGCCCCTGGAGAGGTTGTACATGGTCCTCCTCACCACCAAGAACAGCAACATCTTAGAGGACTTGGAGACCTTGCGGCTTTTCTCACGCGTG ATCCCGGAGTACTGCCGCACGATGGACGAGGGGGAGATCTCGGACCACTGCTTTGAGCTCTTGTTCGCCTTTGATGAGATCGTGGCCCTGGGCTACAGAGAAAATGTCAACCTCACCCAGATCCGCACCTTCACAGAGATGGACTCCCATGAGGAGAGGGTGTTCCGCGCTGTCAGAGAG ACCCAGGAGAGGGAGGCCAAGGcggagatgaggaggaaggcCAAAGAGCTGCAGCAGGTCCGGAGGGACGCCGAGCGCAGCGGGAGGAAGGCCCCATCCTACGGGGGCTTTGGCGGGGCTAGCATAGCCTCCTCAGCTGGCCTCATCAAAGACACGTTTGAACCGGAGAAACCCAGGATGGCTCCTGCTCCCGCCAG AGCGAGTGGTCCAAACAAGGCCCTGAAGCTGGGCTCCCGCGGGAAGGAGGTGGAGAACTTTGTGGACAAACTGAAGTCTGAAGGGGAGAACATCATCATGCCTGTTACAGGAAAGAAGCAGTCAGACACCAGCAAAGCCCTACCACCACCAATCAACACCGAGAG TGTTCATTTGAGGGTGGAAGAGAAGGTGTCCCTGGCCTGCGGCCGCGACGGGGGCTTGCAGAACATGGAGGTCACTGGCATCATCACGCTCCGAATCAGCGACGACAAGAACAGCCGCGTTCGTCTGCACCTCGCCAACAATGACAAAAAAGGAGCTCAGCTACAG ACTCACCCCAACGTGGACAAGAAGCTCTTCTCCTCTGAGTGTGTGATTGGACTGAAGAATGCAGAGAAGTCTTTCCCTCTAAACAATGATGTAGGGGTTCTGAAATGGAGAGTCCAAACCACTGACGAGGCCCTCATTCCTCTCACAA TAAACTGCTGGCCCTCAGAGAGCTCCACTGGGTGTGATGTCAACATCGAGTACGAACTGCACGAGGAGAATCTGGAACTCAAAGACGTTGCCATAGCGATTCCCCTGCC GTCGGGCGTGGGAGCACCTGTGATTGGAGATGTGGACGGCGAGTATCGCCATGACAGCAGACGGAACATTCTGGTGTGGTCTTTCCCAGTCATCGACGCCGATAACAAGACTGGCAGCATGGAGTTCAGCATTGCCGGCCAAACCAGCGACTTCTTTCCAATCAGTGTGTCTTTCGTCTCCACAAACAACTTATGTGATATACAG GTTCTCAATGTCACCGCTGTCGATGGAGATAGCCAGGTGAAATTCTCCACAGAAACATCATTTGTGACGGACAAATATGAAATATTGTAA